A region from the Salifodinibacter halophilus genome encodes:
- a CDS encoding DUF1992 domain-containing protein, which translates to MDLLDRLAEANIASAAERGELDNLPGAGQPLDLDDDQGVPAELRAGYRLLKNAGFVPPELETRRELDSIDKLLAAATDDSSDTEHLARRRRWLELRLAESSRGRALLRDPAYGERLRDRLADTDQSQT; encoded by the coding sequence ATGGACTTGTTGGATCGACTTGCCGAGGCGAATATCGCATCCGCCGCCGAGCGCGGCGAACTCGACAATTTGCCCGGCGCCGGCCAACCTTTGGACCTGGACGATGACCAAGGGGTGCCGGCCGAGCTGCGCGCTGGTTACCGGCTGCTCAAAAATGCCGGCTTCGTACCGCCCGAACTCGAAACGCGTCGCGAACTCGACAGCATCGACAAACTACTGGCCGCAGCGACCGATGATAGTTCCGATACCGAGCACCTGGCGCGGCGGCGGCGCTGGCTTGAACTGCGGCTAGCCGAAAGCTCGCGCGGGCGCGCTTTGCTGCGCGATCCCGCCTACGGTGAGCGGTTACGCGACCGGCTGGCCGATACGGATCAATCCCAGACATGA
- a CDS encoding DHA2 family efflux MFS transporter permease subunit has translation MTEVERLFERYGPKYRWLVTLTVLLGLVALGMSITIVNVATPYIKGAFGMSSSQVQWLSTGFLAATTVSLLVSPWLVQAFGQRYTFVGLLLVFIAASVLGGMANGMGTIITARVIQGAMTGVIRPVALEALFKVFPPGARGMATAMYGMSLGLPLTLASVIGGYLIEHYNWRYVFYIVLPICVAAIVMGWLFLPDREQTGPRPKLDWIGAIALFASIFSALAAIANGQRWGWHSTPIIALLLIAAGLAIFFIAWVRDHPAPILDLDIFKSKEFLAGSVVLFLFGGAFYGVMYLLPQFMSQILHYSPVTAGMLFTPSTLVLGILVPLVGRLSDRLPSAWLTLPGLMFAMFAVYRMSGADPHTSFDSLALSMAILSVGMATVPPPTLSRSISALPTHLIGYGSGTSNFALQLGGAFGTVFLVAMLDRRTLSHSATFVHGQTAGDTATQQAVHHFSNTAHQLGVSQLYRGPVAHYLLGRLDATWATIMAYQDGFLLVAAGVAAVTIPAFLLSRWGDATHG, from the coding sequence ATGACCGAAGTCGAACGTCTGTTCGAACGCTATGGCCCGAAATACCGCTGGCTCGTCACGCTGACGGTACTGCTCGGGCTGGTCGCGCTCGGTATGTCGATCACAATCGTCAACGTCGCCACGCCCTACATCAAGGGCGCATTCGGCATGAGCTCATCGCAGGTGCAGTGGCTATCGACCGGATTTCTGGCCGCGACAACGGTCTCGTTGCTGGTTTCGCCGTGGTTAGTCCAAGCCTTCGGTCAGCGCTATACCTTCGTGGGTCTGTTGCTGGTCTTCATTGCCGCCTCGGTGCTCGGGGGCATGGCCAACGGCATGGGCACAATCATCACTGCGCGCGTCATCCAAGGGGCCATGACCGGCGTCATCCGTCCCGTCGCGCTTGAAGCTCTGTTCAAAGTCTTCCCGCCCGGCGCGCGCGGCATGGCAACCGCCATGTACGGCATGAGTCTCGGCCTGCCGCTCACGCTCGCCAGCGTCATCGGTGGCTATCTTATCGAGCACTACAATTGGCGCTACGTCTTCTACATCGTATTACCGATCTGCGTCGCGGCCATTGTCATGGGCTGGCTTTTCCTTCCCGACCGCGAGCAAACCGGGCCACGGCCCAAACTCGACTGGATCGGCGCCATCGCCCTGTTCGCATCGATCTTTTCGGCGTTAGCTGCAATCGCCAATGGACAACGCTGGGGTTGGCACAGCACGCCGATCATCGCGTTACTGTTGATCGCGGCTGGATTGGCAATCTTTTTCATCGCCTGGGTCCGTGATCATCCGGCGCCGATTCTCGACCTCGATATCTTCAAGAGTAAGGAATTTCTAGCCGGTTCGGTCGTGTTGTTTCTGTTCGGCGGCGCGTTCTACGGCGTCATGTATCTGCTACCGCAGTTCATGTCTCAAATCCTCCACTACTCACCGGTGACCGCCGGTATGTTGTTCACGCCATCGACACTCGTCCTGGGTATATTGGTACCGCTGGTCGGCCGGCTCAGCGACCGCTTGCCGTCAGCGTGGCTGACGCTCCCCGGACTGATGTTCGCGATGTTTGCCGTGTATCGAATGAGCGGAGCCGACCCGCATACCTCATTCGACAGTCTCGCGTTGTCGATGGCCATTTTGAGTGTAGGCATGGCCACTGTCCCGCCACCGACGCTGTCACGTTCGATCAGCGCCTTGCCCACCCATCTGATCGGCTACGGCTCGGGCACAAGTAACTTCGCGCTACAACTCGGCGGCGCCTTCGGAACCGTATTTCTAGTCGCGATGCTCGATCGCCGCACGCTTTCCCATAGCGCGACCTTCGTCCATGGACAGACCGCCGGCGATACCGCAACCCAACAAGCTGTGCATCACTTTTCGAACACCGCCCACCAGCTCGGTGTCAGCCAGCTTTACCGCGGCCCGGTCGCGCACTATCTACTCGGCCGGCTCGACGCCACATGGGCGACGATCATGGCCTATCAGGACGGTTTTTTGCTCGTGGCCGCGGGCGTTGCTGCCGTGACCATTCCCGCTTTTTTACTCAGCCGCTGGGGTGACGCCACGCACGGCTGA
- a CDS encoding PA0069 family radical SAM protein produces MTRRADKRKTRGALSNPDSRFATHTSATFDDGWGTLEADDDPPPATHVHNDPARRVISRNSSPDVGFDYSINPYKGCSHGCVYCFARPTHEYLDHSAGLDFETEIYAKHDAAARLEAELRAPGYICRPITLGANTDPYQPDEHALEITRDLLDVADRFNQPVSIVTKSGLVLRDLDYLTSLANRGLVNVFISLTSLDRELKRSLEPRAAAPARRLTTIQTLANAGVPVGVLVAPVIPALTDAELETLIARAAEAGAECAGYVMLRLPHGVKHLFREWLATAYPNRVDHVMSLVNQLHGGRDYDPSWGTRMTGTGEFARLFETRFELACRRHKLSHRTAFDLDCHHFSPPPTAGDQYTFDFDG; encoded by the coding sequence ATGACACGACGGGCCGACAAACGTAAAACCCGAGGCGCGCTTTCCAATCCGGATTCGCGTTTTGCAACGCATACAAGCGCCACGTTCGACGACGGCTGGGGCACGCTGGAAGCCGACGACGATCCGCCGCCGGCGACGCATGTGCACAACGACCCGGCGCGCCGGGTGATAAGCCGGAACAGTTCACCGGATGTTGGCTTTGACTATTCGATCAACCCTTATAAAGGTTGCAGCCACGGCTGTGTGTACTGCTTCGCGCGCCCGACCCACGAATATCTCGATCACTCGGCCGGCTTGGATTTTGAAACCGAGATCTATGCCAAGCACGACGCCGCAGCCCGCCTCGAAGCCGAACTCCGCGCACCGGGCTACATCTGCCGGCCGATCACGCTGGGCGCTAACACCGACCCTTACCAACCCGACGAGCACGCGCTTGAAATAACCCGCGACCTGCTCGACGTCGCCGATCGTTTCAACCAGCCGGTATCCATCGTGACCAAATCCGGGCTCGTCCTGCGCGACCTGGATTATCTGACATCGCTGGCCAACCGCGGCCTCGTCAACGTGTTCATCAGCCTGACCAGCCTCGACCGGGAGCTAAAACGTAGCCTGGAACCACGTGCCGCCGCCCCGGCCCGGCGGCTGACCACCATCCAGACATTGGCCAACGCGGGCGTTCCGGTCGGCGTCCTAGTGGCGCCGGTCATCCCCGCCCTAACTGACGCCGAACTGGAAACGCTTATCGCCCGTGCGGCCGAAGCCGGCGCCGAGTGTGCCGGCTACGTCATGCTGCGCTTGCCGCACGGCGTCAAACATCTATTTCGCGAATGGCTCGCCACCGCATATCCCAACCGCGTCGACCACGTCATGAGCCTGGTTAACCAACTCCATGGCGGCCGAGACTACGACCCGAGCTGGGGCACACGCATGACCGGCACCGGCGAATTCGCACGCCTGTTTGAGACGCGCTTCGAACTAGCCTGTCGCCGCCACAAATTGAGCCACCGCACAGCGTTCGATCTTGACTGCCATCACTTCAGCCCACCGCCAACCGCGGGTGACCAATACACATTCGATTTCGACGGCTGA
- a CDS encoding HlyD family secretion protein encodes MSDDESTHPHKTRPAGRRPRRSNVIKLIALAVVVCAALWWAANWVAHRLDHVSSKDAHVATHEITVSSRLPGRVSQFDLRRGDRLDKNQVVAKLDSEPARLKLRRLKSKLDAANTRLQTEKARLKLAHRQTQSGVRQAKASLAADKAQLNVARAKQKRARDKAQRTQRLYKSNSVSKRKRNATRYMAQARTKAVNAAAKQVQFDKVALANAKTGLLTEPPMRLTNPKVTKKHLKTLRNQRAAARAAVKHQQNRLHDLSVVSPITGVVDKRFINPKEYVTAGQPIVMMHAPKKVWILAKIKETKMGSIEVGQSVTIHVDARPDTDYSGTVQVIGHAATNQFNLLPPPNPSGNFTKITQRIPVRISIDHGPKKKLSPGMMVEVDIATSGGQDQQSSDSSTR; translated from the coding sequence ATGAGCGACGACGAAAGCACCCATCCCCACAAGACTCGCCCCGCCGGGCGACGGCCAAGACGTTCGAACGTGATCAAACTGATCGCGTTAGCCGTGGTTGTATGCGCTGCCCTATGGTGGGCGGCGAACTGGGTGGCTCATCGACTGGATCACGTATCCAGCAAGGACGCTCATGTCGCGACACATGAGATTACCGTATCCAGCCGTCTTCCCGGTCGAGTCAGCCAATTTGACCTGCGGCGCGGCGACCGGCTCGACAAGAACCAGGTCGTGGCCAAACTCGACAGCGAACCGGCCCGACTTAAACTGCGGCGCCTGAAATCCAAGCTGGATGCCGCAAACACACGTTTGCAGACCGAGAAAGCGCGCCTCAAGCTCGCCCACCGCCAAACACAGTCCGGCGTCAGACAGGCCAAGGCGTCGCTAGCGGCCGATAAAGCCCAGCTGAATGTCGCACGCGCCAAACAAAAACGCGCCCGCGATAAGGCCCAGCGCACGCAACGACTCTATAAGAGCAACAGTGTCTCCAAGCGCAAACGCAACGCCACTCGCTACATGGCACAAGCCCGCACGAAAGCAGTCAACGCAGCCGCCAAGCAGGTGCAATTCGACAAGGTCGCACTGGCCAACGCCAAAACCGGCCTGCTTACCGAGCCACCGATGCGCCTGACCAACCCGAAAGTCACCAAGAAACATTTAAAGACACTGCGCAACCAGCGCGCGGCGGCACGTGCCGCAGTCAAACACCAACAAAACCGCCTGCACGACCTATCGGTGGTTAGTCCAATTACCGGTGTGGTGGATAAACGCTTTATTAACCCGAAGGAATACGTGACAGCCGGCCAGCCGATCGTGATGATGCACGCGCCGAAAAAGGTCTGGATTCTGGCTAAGATCAAAGAAACCAAAATGGGCTCTATCGAGGTCGGACAATCCGTAACCATTCATGTCGACGCACGCCCCGACACCGACTACTCGGGCACAGTCCAAGTGATCGGTCATGCGGCGACCAACCAGTTCAACCTCCTGCCACCACCCAATCCATCGGGGAACTTCACCAAGATCACCCAGCGCATCCCGGTACGGATTTCGATCGACCACGGGCCGAAGAAAAAACTGAGCCCCGGTATGATGGTCGAAGTCGACATCGCCACGAGTGGTGGCCAAGATCAACAGTCGTCTGATTCGTCGACGCGCTGA
- a CDS encoding Lrp/AsnC family transcriptional regulator yields the protein MNDNSVSLDRFDRHILEILQAEGRISNQSLAERVNLSPSPCLRRVRALEAAGLITGYRARIAPDQIGYGLNVVLHISMDQHTPERFAQFEAQIAELPEVQDCLLITGQEADYQLHIWAADMNDYQRLLLQHITRIPGVDGVHTSFVLRRILRDRVLPPRS from the coding sequence AAATACTCCAGGCCGAAGGCCGTATAAGCAACCAATCGCTGGCCGAGCGCGTCAATTTATCGCCGTCGCCTTGTCTACGGCGTGTGCGAGCACTTGAAGCCGCTGGTTTGATTACTGGTTACCGTGCCCGTATCGCACCGGATCAGATCGGCTATGGGCTGAACGTCGTGCTGCATATTTCGATGGACCAACATACGCCGGAACGTTTCGCGCAATTCGAGGCACAGATCGCCGAGTTACCGGAGGTGCAGGATTGTCTGCTCATCACGGGCCAGGAAGCCGACTATCAATTGCACATCTGGGCCGCTGACATGAACGACTATCAGCGTCTGTTGCTGCAACACATTACCCGCATCCCGGGCGTTGACGGCGTGCATACCAGTTTCGTACTGCGGCGCATTCTGCGCGATCGCGTGCTACCACCCCGCAGTTGA
- a CDS encoding GNAT family N-acetyltransferase, with the protein MTIELEPANTPTTHRELAALAETIWRECYADLLPAGQIDYMLAHGYASATLMAEQAAGAIFRLARDDVGATLGYTGLSPDPTNPELAWLDKLYVHADARGSGLGRRLFEQALADAIALGATRLALRVNRGNAHAIAAYERLGLTTDYSDDKPIGHGYVMDDYIMSINLPATLDAQTPPHSATSTADDPRT; encoded by the coding sequence ATGACGATCGAACTCGAGCCGGCCAACACGCCGACCACCCACCGCGAACTCGCTGCCTTGGCCGAAACAATCTGGCGTGAGTGCTACGCCGACCTACTGCCGGCCGGCCAAATCGACTATATGCTGGCGCACGGCTATGCATCGGCTACGCTGATGGCCGAACAGGCCGCTGGGGCGATATTCCGGTTGGCACGCGACGACGTCGGCGCGACACTTGGCTACACAGGCCTGTCGCCCGACCCCACCAATCCCGAACTGGCATGGCTCGACAAGCTCTATGTCCATGCCGACGCGCGCGGTAGCGGACTCGGCCGCCGATTGTTCGAACAGGCGCTGGCCGATGCCATCGCACTCGGCGCTACACGGCTGGCCCTGCGCGTCAACCGCGGCAACGCACATGCGATCGCTGCCTATGAGCGCCTTGGTCTCACCACCGACTATAGCGACGACAAACCAATCGGCCACGGTTACGTCATGGACGACTACATCATGTCCATCAACCTGCCAGCCACGCTGGATGCGCAAACACCGCCACACAGCGCCACGAGC